The following coding sequences lie in one Silvibacterium dinghuense genomic window:
- the plsY gene encoding glycerol-3-phosphate 1-O-acyltransferase PlsY, which translates to MPVFTYALVSLAAYLLGSIPTGYILVRVFLKEDIRSKGSGNIGATNVIRSGGKKLGALTFLIDALKGFAAVVVAAKIAALPQLQPIPHQDAEALAALFAILGHVYTVWLGFKGGKGVATALGVFIALAPWAALCGLGVFLVAVILTRYVSLGSILAAVVFPPAALLLPHGARTPLLTGVIFFVPLLVIFKHHQNIGRLLKGTENKFGSKKKAEA; encoded by the coding sequence ATGCCTGTATTTACTTATGCTCTGGTCTCGCTCGCGGCTTACCTGCTGGGTTCGATTCCGACTGGCTACATTCTTGTACGCGTCTTCCTGAAGGAAGACATCCGCTCTAAGGGCAGCGGCAACATCGGCGCGACCAATGTGATCCGCTCGGGCGGAAAGAAGCTGGGCGCGCTGACCTTTCTCATCGATGCGCTGAAGGGCTTTGCTGCCGTCGTGGTGGCGGCAAAGATCGCCGCGCTGCCGCAGCTCCAGCCGATTCCGCACCAGGATGCCGAGGCGCTGGCCGCGCTCTTTGCCATTCTCGGGCACGTCTACACGGTCTGGCTGGGCTTCAAGGGCGGCAAGGGCGTGGCGACGGCGCTGGGAGTATTTATCGCGCTGGCTCCATGGGCCGCGCTCTGCGGGCTGGGCGTCTTTCTCGTCGCCGTCATCCTGACGCGCTATGTCTCGCTCGGCTCCATCCTGGCGGCGGTAGTCTTTCCGCCGGCTGCGCTGCTGCTGCCGCACGGCGCCCGCACGCCTCTGCTGACGGGAGTGATCTTCTTCGTGCCGCTGCTGGTGATTTTCAAGCATCACCAGAACATCGGGCGGCTGCTGAAGGGCACCGAAAACAAGTTCGGTTCAAAAAAGAAAGCGGAAGCGTAG
- a CDS encoding competence/damage-inducible protein A — MNAEIIAIGSELLTPWRQDTNSLYITEKLNLLGVSVAFKTIVGDRQKHLVEAIRNAVRRTDILVIMGGLGPTEDDLTRESVAEALKIQLKRNPDLIAELYTRFAARRQTITRNNEKQADTLEGAIVLENARGTAPGQMLDTVYGEHRKLIFLLPGPPSELKPMFDEQCMPLLRETLPVRHIATRVLKAAMIGESAADARIAPIYQQFKDVETTILAHLGDIQLNLICGKSIPEAAQARVDELAGRIEEELEELVYSSQGETLEQIVLYYLEMRGATLSVAESCTGGLIAQRLTSISGSSRSFMGGAVVYSNQLKTQFAGVPEDLIERHGAVSREVAVALAEGIRAQCGTTHGVGVTGIAGPGGGSEEKPVGLVYFAVSDAEGTEVLEKRFNGDRNRIRQYASQQALDLVRRRLM; from the coding sequence ATGAACGCCGAGATCATTGCTATTGGTTCCGAGCTGCTGACGCCGTGGCGCCAGGACACCAACTCTCTTTACATCACCGAAAAGCTGAACCTGCTGGGTGTGAGCGTGGCCTTCAAGACCATCGTCGGCGACCGGCAGAAGCACCTGGTGGAGGCGATCCGCAACGCGGTGCGGCGCACGGACATCCTTGTCATCATGGGCGGTCTCGGTCCGACCGAGGACGATCTGACGCGCGAGTCGGTGGCCGAGGCGCTGAAGATCCAGCTCAAGCGCAATCCGGACCTGATTGCGGAGCTCTACACCCGCTTTGCCGCGCGGCGACAGACGATCACCCGCAACAACGAGAAACAGGCCGATACGCTCGAAGGCGCGATCGTGCTCGAGAATGCACGCGGTACAGCTCCAGGCCAGATGCTGGATACGGTTTACGGCGAGCATCGCAAGCTGATTTTCCTGCTTCCGGGGCCGCCTTCCGAACTGAAGCCCATGTTCGACGAGCAGTGCATGCCGCTGCTCCGTGAGACGCTTCCTGTCCGGCATATCGCCACGCGCGTGCTCAAAGCGGCGATGATCGGCGAGTCGGCAGCGGATGCGCGGATTGCGCCCATCTACCAGCAGTTCAAGGATGTGGAGACGACGATCCTCGCGCACCTGGGGGATATTCAGCTCAACCTGATCTGCGGCAAGTCGATTCCCGAGGCGGCGCAGGCGCGCGTGGACGAGCTGGCCGGGCGCATCGAGGAAGAGCTCGAAGAACTGGTGTATTCGTCGCAGGGCGAGACGCTGGAGCAGATCGTGCTCTATTACCTCGAGATGCGCGGGGCGACGCTATCGGTGGCCGAAAGCTGCACCGGGGGCTTGATTGCGCAGAGGCTGACCAGCATCAGCGGCTCGTCACGCTCGTTCATGGGTGGCGCAGTGGTCTACTCGAATCAGCTGAAGACGCAGTTTGCCGGCGTGCCCGAGGATCTGATCGAGCGGCACGGCGCGGTGAGCCGCGAAGTGGCGGTCGCGCTGGCCGAGGGCATTCGGGCGCAGTGCGGCACGACGCATGGGGTGGGCGTCACCGGCATCGCCGGACCGGGTGGCGGCAGTGAAGAGAAGCCGGTCGGGCTGGTGTACTTCGCGGTGAGCGACGCCGAAGGTACCGAGGTGCTCGAAAAGCGCTTCAACGGCGACCGGAACCGCATCCGGCAGTATGCCAGTCAGCAGGCGCTGGACCTGGTTCGTCGCCGGTTGATGTAG
- a CDS encoding NAD(P)H-dependent glycerol-3-phosphate dehydrogenase, translated as MSRISVMGSGAWGTAIALSLSRRGGHDLTLWTRSEATAASIREKRENAVFLPGFAIPEAMTVTSDPAVALSEAEIIVSVMPSHAVRDSYTRFAGWLKPGQILVSATKGVEDGTYLRVSEIMADVLASRGLTLPIAVLSGPSFAQETAAGMPTAVTIAASDMDVAARLQREFSSNSLRLYTNDDVVGVELGGALKNVIAIASGVVTGLGLGHNSTAALITRGIAEVTRLAEACGGRRETLSGLSGVGDLVLTCTGGLSRNRYVGVELGKGRTLVEILEGMGGKVAEGVKTTAAALGLARSRGVELPIAEQVEAVLEGRRSAPQAIQELMARPGREE; from the coding sequence GTGAGCAGGATTTCTGTGATGGGCAGCGGCGCCTGGGGCACTGCGATTGCACTGAGTCTTTCCCGCCGTGGCGGTCATGATCTGACGCTCTGGACGCGTTCCGAGGCGACGGCGGCCTCGATCCGCGAGAAGCGCGAGAATGCGGTATTCCTGCCGGGCTTTGCGATTCCGGAGGCGATGACGGTGACCTCCGATCCGGCAGTCGCTCTGAGCGAGGCTGAGATCATCGTGAGCGTGATGCCGTCGCACGCGGTGCGCGATTCCTACACACGGTTTGCCGGGTGGCTGAAGCCGGGGCAGATTCTGGTGAGCGCGACCAAGGGCGTCGAGGACGGAACCTATCTTCGTGTGAGCGAAATCATGGCCGATGTACTGGCCTCGCGTGGGCTCACGCTGCCGATCGCGGTGCTGAGCGGCCCTTCGTTCGCGCAGGAGACAGCGGCGGGAATGCCGACGGCGGTCACGATTGCAGCTTCCGATATGGATGTCGCGGCGCGGCTGCAGCGCGAGTTCTCGAGCAATTCGCTGCGCCTTTATACGAATGACGACGTGGTGGGTGTGGAGCTGGGCGGCGCGCTCAAGAACGTGATCGCCATCGCCTCCGGGGTGGTGACCGGTCTGGGGCTGGGCCACAACAGCACGGCGGCGCTGATCACCCGCGGCATTGCCGAGGTAACGCGGCTGGCCGAGGCCTGCGGCGGACGGCGGGAGACGCTGTCCGGCCTATCCGGCGTGGGCGACCTGGTGCTGACCTGCACCGGGGGGCTATCGCGCAACCGCTACGTGGGCGTGGAGCTGGGCAAGGGGCGGACGCTGGTGGAGATTCTCGAAGGGATGGGCGGCAAGGTGGCCGAGGGCGTGAAGACGACCGCTGCTGCACTGGGCCTGGCCCGTTCCCGCGGGGTGGAACTGCCGATTGCCGAGCAGGTGGAGGCCGTTCTCGAAGGCAGGAGAAGCGCTCCGCAGGCGATTCAGGAGCTGATGGCCCGTCCCGGCCGGGAAGAATAA